In Eriocheir sinensis breed Jianghai 21 chromosome 3, ASM2467909v1, whole genome shotgun sequence, a genomic segment contains:
- the LOC127006538 gene encoding uncharacterized protein LOC127006538 — MHSQVAVLLVCLAGLSAGLPSRLGDQSSVPATALDPDQLRETVTVIEKFIPPLFQAINDDNGDATDRLNKVVESSLLLSREALKLRKPTASNQEILEEVEAARETMPLIMDIVRASINSFKRDSSFDGLFDIPDIKIKTQK; from the coding sequence GTGGCAGTACTGCTAGTGTGCCTGGCTGGTCTGAGCGCTGGCCTGCCCTCACGCCTCGGCGACCAATCGTCTGTGCCGGCCACTGCCTTGGATCCCGACCAACTCAGAGAAACCGTCACCGTTATTGAAAAGTTCATCCCGCCGCTCTTCCAGGCAATTAATGATGACAACGGAGACGCTACCGACCGCCTCAACAAAGTCGTGGAGTCCTCGCTGCTGCTGAGCCGAGAGGCCCTCAAGCTGAGGAAGCCGACCGCGAGTAACCAAGAAATCctggaggaagtggaggcggcGCGGGAGACCATGCCGCTCATCATGGACATTGTGAGGGcctccatcaactccttcaagagggACTCCTCCTTCGATGGTTTATTCGATATCCCTGACATCAAAATTAAGACCCAAAAGtaa